The Shewanella sp. NFH-SH190041 genome has a window encoding:
- the ygfK gene encoding putative selenate reductase subunit YgfK, whose product MGDIMRPVPFGELLNRMFSEFKESRSIFGIPSKQFYRKDNNKGMSVWDERCETAIGPAAGPHTQLAQNIITSWLAGGRFMELKTVQKLDTLEIAKPCIDAEDECFNTEWSTEFTLVKAYDEYLKAWVALHLLEQIFPEEGNAAKGDVKPRRFIFNMSVGYDLAGILTDPMQQYIDNMLDASKHAKFSAYIGQAKAFIDSNPMINELFPGQAKNVLHRVMDSICPRIARGVTLSTMHGCPPNEIEAICRYMIEERRINTFVKLNPTLLGFKRVREILDSAGFDYVQLSEESFSHDLQINDAKAMLHRLRDLGKQLGVGFGVKLTNTLGTLNGKGRLPDKEMYMSGRALFPLSINVALELSREFNGQLPISYSGGASKFNIQEIFETGIRPITMATDLLKPGGYLRMSQCAQVLDDSTQWGMEQVDLVKLEALAAKSLVAEYTQKAWRGPEEISVNQPVPLTDCYVAPCVAACPISQDIPEYMRLMGEQKYTEALEVIYARNALPAITGHICDHQCQYNCTRRDYEGALNIREMKKVALEKGWDGYKAKWHQPTIKGDKQPVAVLGAGPAGLSAAYFLARAGHPVTIFEKEQSAGGVVNNIIPRFRIPAETIQHDIDFVTAHGVNIEYGCKADLNIEVLKQSGYGYVCLGIGADKGNPIAISGDNSNIHKSLEFLRRFNDGGFEPGSLGKHVAVIGAGNTAMDSARAALKVPGVEQVTVLYRRTVAEMPAYKEEYDEALKDGVQFRFLTNPEAFHADGTLVAREMTLGEPDEKGRRRPVATDTTFELKIDAMVTAVGEQTNRDVLSAMGIPMGEDGWPQVNAETGETGVENVFLMGDAKTGPSSIVSAINGGHKAASAILAREAVTEADIAEFVGDRRCEVKAAEVYGRKGDIDVRMIAAEQRQAANTGEFVEQEVKRCLQCNYVCSKCVDVCPNRANISLPVPGFHDQYQTLHLDAYCNECGNCAQFCPWDAKPYKDKFTIFNLAEDFATSTNPGFFVDGHKVQVRHQGEVFTTMIADDGEIELPETMADQGRIISYVYTNHKYLLGKVEL is encoded by the coding sequence ATGGGAGACATCATGCGTCCTGTCCCATTCGGCGAGTTGCTTAACCGTATGTTTAGCGAGTTTAAGGAAAGCCGGTCTATTTTTGGGATCCCATCGAAACAGTTTTACCGTAAAGACAACAACAAAGGCATGTCAGTGTGGGATGAGCGTTGCGAGACCGCCATCGGCCCGGCAGCCGGTCCACACACCCAGCTGGCTCAGAATATCATCACCTCCTGGTTGGCCGGTGGCCGCTTTATGGAGCTGAAAACCGTTCAGAAGCTCGACACTCTGGAAATCGCCAAGCCTTGTATTGATGCGGAAGATGAATGCTTCAACACTGAGTGGTCGACTGAATTTACCTTGGTGAAAGCCTATGATGAGTATCTGAAAGCCTGGGTTGCCCTGCACCTGCTGGAGCAGATTTTCCCTGAAGAGGGCAATGCTGCCAAGGGTGATGTCAAACCCCGCCGTTTTATCTTCAATATGAGTGTTGGTTATGATTTGGCCGGGATTTTAACCGACCCAATGCAGCAATATATCGACAATATGCTCGATGCGAGCAAGCATGCCAAGTTCAGCGCTTATATCGGTCAGGCAAAAGCCTTTATCGATTCTAACCCCATGATTAACGAGCTGTTCCCCGGTCAGGCAAAAAATGTATTGCACCGGGTGATGGACAGTATTTGCCCTAGAATTGCCCGCGGTGTAACCCTGTCAACCATGCACGGTTGCCCGCCGAATGAAATTGAAGCCATCTGCCGTTATATGATTGAAGAGCGGCGCATTAATACCTTTGTGAAGTTGAATCCAACACTGCTGGGCTTTAAGCGGGTGCGGGAAATCCTCGACAGTGCCGGGTTTGATTATGTGCAGCTCAGTGAAGAGTCTTTCAGCCATGACCTGCAGATCAATGATGCCAAAGCCATGCTGCATCGCCTGCGGGATCTGGGGAAACAATTGGGCGTCGGGTTTGGCGTTAAGCTGACCAATACTCTGGGAACATTAAACGGCAAAGGTCGCCTGCCAGATAAAGAGATGTACATGTCTGGCCGCGCGCTGTTCCCGCTGTCTATCAATGTGGCGCTGGAGCTGAGCCGGGAATTTAATGGCCAGTTGCCAATCTCTTATTCTGGTGGTGCTTCTAAGTTCAATATTCAGGAAATCTTTGAAACCGGTATTCGTCCTATCACCATGGCGACTGATCTGCTTAAGCCCGGTGGCTACCTGCGCATGAGCCAGTGTGCCCAAGTGCTGGATGACAGCACTCAGTGGGGTATGGAGCAGGTTGATCTGGTGAAGCTTGAAGCGCTGGCGGCCAAGTCATTAGTGGCGGAATACACCCAGAAAGCTTGGCGTGGCCCAGAAGAGATCTCCGTCAATCAACCTGTGCCCTTGACCGACTGTTATGTCGCGCCCTGTGTGGCGGCTTGCCCTATCAGCCAGGATATTCCTGAATATATGCGCTTGATGGGCGAGCAGAAATACACTGAAGCATTGGAGGTCATCTACGCCCGCAATGCGCTGCCTGCCATTACCGGCCATATTTGTGATCACCAGTGTCAGTACAACTGTACCCGCCGCGATTATGAAGGCGCGCTGAACATTCGTGAAATGAAGAAAGTGGCGCTGGAAAAAGGCTGGGATGGCTATAAGGCGAAATGGCATCAGCCCACCATCAAAGGGGATAAGCAGCCGGTTGCCGTATTAGGTGCTGGTCCTGCAGGCTTATCTGCCGCTTACTTCCTTGCACGCGCCGGCCACCCTGTGACCATTTTTGAAAAAGAGCAAAGCGCTGGCGGCGTGGTAAACAATATTATTCCTCGCTTCCGTATTCCGGCTGAAACCATTCAGCATGATATCGACTTTGTCACCGCCCATGGGGTGAATATTGAGTATGGCTGCAAGGCTGATCTGAATATCGAGGTGCTGAAACAAAGTGGTTATGGCTATGTTTGCTTGGGTATCGGCGCTGATAAGGGCAACCCGATTGCCATCAGTGGTGATAACAGCAATATCCATAAATCACTGGAGTTCCTGCGTCGCTTTAATGACGGCGGGTTTGAGCCCGGCTCTTTGGGTAAACATGTGGCTGTGATTGGTGCCGGTAACACGGCGATGGACAGTGCCCGCGCTGCGTTGAAAGTGCCTGGGGTTGAGCAGGTGACTGTGCTGTATCGCCGCACTGTAGCTGAAATGCCAGCTTATAAAGAAGAGTACGATGAAGCCTTGAAAGATGGCGTTCAGTTCCGCTTCCTCACAAATCCAGAAGCCTTCCACGCCGATGGCACCTTGGTGGCCCGGGAAATGACCTTGGGTGAGCCAGATGAAAAAGGTCGCCGCCGCCCAGTGGCGACCGATACCACCTTTGAGCTGAAGATTGATGCCATGGTCACGGCTGTGGGTGAGCAGACCAACCGTGATGTACTGAGCGCCATGGGGATCCCGATGGGCGAAGACGGCTGGCCACAGGTAAATGCTGAGACTGGTGAAACGGGTGTTGAGAATGTGTTCCTGATGGGGGATGCCAAGACCGGACCGTCTTCCATTGTGTCAGCCATCAATGGTGGCCACAAAGCAGCATCTGCCATTTTGGCCCGTGAAGCCGTTACCGAAGCGGATATCGCTGAGTTTGTAGGAGACAGGCGTTGTGAGGTGAAAGCGGCAGAAGTCTATGGCCGTAAGGGCGACATTGATGTGCGCATGATTGCCGCTGAGCAGCGTCAGGCAGCGAATACCGGCGAGTTCGTTGAGCAGGAAGTCAAACGTTGTCTGCAATGTAACTACGTCTGCAGCAAGTGTGTCGATGTGTGCCCGAACCGCGCCAATATCTCTTTACCCGTTCCCGGCTTCCACGATCAGTACCAAACGCTGCACCTGGATGCCTACTGTAACGAATGTGGTAACTGTGCTCAGTTCTGCCCATGGGATGCCAAGCCTTACAAGGACAAGTTCACCATCTTTAACTTGGCAGAGGACTTTGCCACCAGCACTAATCCTGGCTTCTTTGTCGACGGCCACAAGGTGCAAGTGCGCCATCAAGGTGAGGTGTTCACCACCATGATTGCCGATGACGGCGAGATTGAACTGCCAGAAACCATGGCGGATCAAGGGCGGATCATCAGCTATGTCTACACCAACCATAAGTATCTGTTGGGTAAAGTGGAACTCTAA
- the ssnA gene encoding putative aminohydrolase SsnA, translated as MLLLKNATAVQFAPAMVKAGVDILIDGSLIKEVGTNLAQKYPQAQVKDMAGKLVMPGIVCSHNHFYSGLSRGVIANIAPSPDFISILKNLWWRMDRALDEEATYYSGLICSLEAIRSGCSAVIDHHASPSFIKGSLNTLRKGFIETGLRGMTCYEVTDRNGGNKEMALGVEENIEFAKLIDAAKVKGEEPYLVEAHIGAHAPFTVTNEGLSMMAEAVKATGRGVHIHVAEDKYDVAFSHHHYGQDIVARLDSFGLINEKTLLAHGLFLSDSDVEILNTRDGFLAHNARSNMNNNVGYNQQLTRFKNVVLGTDGIGADMFEELKFAFFKHRDAGGPLWPDSFVAQLHNGNEVLARNFGAQFGRLEAGYKADLTILDYTSPTPLVAENLPGHMAFGMNSGLVNSVVVEGRFVYEDRAFPFDIAPIYAEAAKVAQRVWKAMDAL; from the coding sequence ATGTTGTTACTGAAAAACGCAACCGCGGTGCAATTCGCACCGGCCATGGTAAAAGCTGGGGTAGATATCCTGATTGACGGCAGCTTGATTAAGGAAGTCGGCACCAATTTGGCGCAGAAATACCCTCAGGCTCAGGTTAAGGATATGGCAGGTAAATTGGTAATGCCGGGGATCGTTTGTTCCCATAATCACTTCTACTCTGGCCTGTCCCGTGGGGTGATTGCCAATATCGCCCCCAGCCCGGACTTTATCTCCATATTGAAAAACCTCTGGTGGCGGATGGACCGCGCGCTGGATGAAGAGGCGACCTATTACTCCGGCCTTATCTGTTCGTTGGAAGCCATTCGCAGTGGTTGCAGCGCTGTGATTGACCACCACGCATCTCCCAGCTTTATCAAGGGCTCGCTTAATACCCTGAGAAAAGGCTTTATCGAGACGGGGCTGCGGGGCATGACCTGTTACGAAGTTACCGACCGAAACGGCGGCAACAAGGAGATGGCGCTGGGGGTTGAGGAGAACATCGAGTTCGCCAAGCTGATTGATGCGGCCAAAGTCAAAGGGGAAGAGCCTTATTTGGTGGAAGCGCATATCGGTGCCCACGCGCCATTTACAGTCACTAACGAAGGGCTGTCGATGATGGCTGAGGCGGTCAAAGCCACGGGACGCGGCGTGCATATCCATGTGGCTGAGGATAAGTATGATGTGGCCTTCAGCCACCATCACTATGGTCAGGATATTGTTGCGCGGCTGGACAGCTTTGGGCTTATCAATGAAAAAACCCTGTTAGCTCATGGTCTGTTCCTGTCTGACAGTGATGTGGAGATCCTCAATACCCGTGATGGTTTCCTGGCCCACAATGCCCGCTCCAATATGAACAACAATGTCGGCTACAACCAGCAGCTGACCCGGTTCAAAAATGTGGTACTCGGCACTGATGGTATCGGCGCGGATATGTTTGAAGAGCTTAAATTTGCCTTCTTTAAACACCGTGATGCTGGTGGCCCATTATGGCCGGACAGTTTTGTTGCCCAGTTGCATAACGGCAATGAAGTGCTGGCCCGTAACTTCGGCGCACAATTTGGCCGACTGGAAGCCGGATATAAGGCCGATCTGACCATCCTTGACTACACCAGTCCAACACCGCTGGTGGCGGAAAATCTGCCGGGTCATATGGCCTTTGGTATGAACTCCGGCCTGGTTAACAGTG
- a CDS encoding NTP transferase domain-containing protein: protein MNKSCRLPDCVIPAAGLSSRMGQWKMMLPFPWPDNHMASAGPVYTLLDVALAQALSACPRVVLVTGRGHQILARRYGNIARLALVYHPQYQQGMTGSVQAGLTYLSLLAQQHSQPMGACLIAHGDMPLVGQRIYRQLNAAMLAIKQGAEVVFPGRSQLTANPGRPSDTLLRNNIAGVHPISDNGDMPYTTGNTTDNATAHVAGHPVLLSPMACQAVINAAPGHRIKPLLAPLRTHWLQLNDDGLYFDVDTPAAYRLLRQYLLRQPECAWEALSAVQQQLSGLQHESTAMEKGLRD, encoded by the coding sequence ATGAATAAATCATGCCGACTTCCCGATTGTGTGATCCCTGCCGCCGGTTTATCTAGCCGAATGGGCCAGTGGAAAATGATGTTGCCGTTTCCCTGGCCGGATAATCATATGGCCAGCGCTGGCCCTGTATATACCTTATTGGATGTCGCCTTGGCGCAGGCATTATCGGCTTGCCCCCGGGTGGTGCTGGTGACTGGCCGCGGCCATCAAATACTGGCCCGTCGTTATGGCAACATTGCCCGGTTGGCGCTGGTGTACCATCCACAATATCAGCAGGGGATGACAGGGTCGGTGCAGGCTGGACTGACATATTTAAGCTTGCTTGCTCAACAACATAGCCAACCTATGGGCGCGTGTTTGATAGCCCATGGCGATATGCCATTGGTGGGGCAACGTATCTACCGACAGCTTAATGCGGCCATGCTGGCAATAAAACAGGGCGCAGAGGTGGTGTTTCCCGGCCGTTCGCAGCTGACTGCTAACCCTGGGCGCCCGTCTGATACGCTGCTGCGTAATAATATCGCCGGAGTACACCCCATCTCTGACAACGGAGATATGCCTTATACAACAGGCAATACAACAGACAATGCCACGGCGCATGTTGCCGGTCATCCGGTACTGCTAAGCCCGATGGCCTGCCAAGCGGTAATCAACGCCGCTCCAGGTCATCGCATTAAACCTTTATTGGCACCATTGCGGACCCATTGGCTGCAACTGAATGATGATGGACTGTATTTTGATGTTGATACCCCGGCCGCTTATCGTCTGTTAAGGCAATATCTGTTGCGGCAGCCAGAATGCGCTTGGGAGGCACTTAGCGCAGTGCAGCAGCAATTATCTGGATTACAGCATGAGTCTACAGCCATGGAAAAGGGCTTACGCGATTAA